The Coregonus clupeaformis isolate EN_2021a chromosome 3, ASM2061545v1, whole genome shotgun sequence genome includes a region encoding these proteins:
- the LOC121546826 gene encoding profilin-3 produces the protein MAEWRDYIKATLKEKFVEDVAIVGLYDNKAVWASKPGGVLAAICPQEVEALVGKDRGSLLQEGVTVGGRKVAVIRDHMTGPETEILFIDLRTKGSESLALTVAMMTKALVFVMGKRGVHGGIVNKKVCDMAKYLHERGV, from the coding sequence ATGGCAGAGTGGAGGGACTATATTAAAGCCACTCTGAAGGAGAAGTTTGTGGAGGACGTAGCCATCGTTGGCCTGTACGACAACAAGGCCGTGTGGGCCTCCAAGCCTGGGGGTGTCCTGGCTGCCATCTGCCCACAGGAAGTGGAGGCTCTGGTGGGCAAAGACAGAGGAAGTCTCCTGCAGGAGGGGGTCACCGTTGGAGGTCGGAAGGTGGCAGTGATACGAGACCACATGACAGGCCCTGAGACAGAGATCCTATTCATTGACCTCCGGACCAAAGGCAGCGAGAGTTTGGCTCTCACGGTTGCCATGATGACCAAGGCTCTGGTGTTTGTGATGGGCAAACGAGGGGTGCATGGCGGGATAGTCAACAAGAAGGTGTGTGACATGGCCAAGTACCTCCATGAGAGGGGTGTGTGA
- the LOC121546834 gene encoding ADP-ribosylation factor-like protein 3 — protein sequence MGEATKGLLSVLQKLKGTTESVELRIVLLGLDNAGKTTLLKSLASEDINTITPTQGFNIKSVASHGMKLNVWDIGGQRKIRPFWKKYLENTDLLIYVIDSADKKRFEETGLELEELIDEENLKGVPVLIFANKQDLATASPASEIAEGLNLHTYRDRQWQIQACSAVSGEGVQDGMNWICNNIVNKKK from the exons ATGGGAGAAGCTACAAAG GGCTTGCTCTCGGTCCTTCAGAAGTTGAAGGGGACCACAGAGAGTGTGGAGCTGAGGATAGTTTTACTGGGTCTGGATAATGCAGGCAAGACCACCCTACTGAAGAGCCTCGCCTCAGAAGATATCAACACTATCACACCCACACAG GGCTTTAACATTAAGAGTGTGGCTTCACATGGCATGAAGCTGAATGTATGGGATATcggaggacagaggaagatccGTCCCTTCTGGAAGAAATACCTTGAAAATACAGATTTACTG ATCTATGTCATAGACAGTGCAGACAAGAAGCGGTTTGAGGAGACGGGACTG gagCTGGAAGAACTGATCGATGAGGAGAACTTAAAGGGTGTGCCAGTGCTCATCTTTGCCAATAAGCAGGACCTGGCCACGGCCTCGCCCGCCAGTGAGATCGCTGAGGGACTCAACCTGCACACGTACCGGGACCGCCAGTGGCAGATCCAGGCCTGCTCAGCAGTGTCCGGGGAGGGAGTACAG GATGGCATGAACTGGATTtgcaacaacattgtaaataagaaGAAATAA